A genome region from Bombus pyrosoma isolate SC7728 linkage group LG14, ASM1482585v1, whole genome shotgun sequence includes the following:
- the LOC122575038 gene encoding myosin-IIIb-like isoform X5 — protein sequence MGDIIEMTGGGTNMAYHGLSQHVNFDVIPDPGDRFVLEELIGEGTYGEVYSAYCNESGNKVAIKILENVADNIEEIEEEYLVLRDLSHHPNIPLFHGLFLKRAKPAQEEDQLWFVMELCTGGSVTDLVQGLKRKGRRLTDDQIGYILAETVEALIYLHSNHCMHRDVKGHNILLTEDAHVKLVDFGVSSHLVATLARKNTSVGTPYWMAPEVIACEQQLDSSYDSRCDVWSVGITAIELAEGDPPLSELHPMRALFQIPRNPPPSLKNPDIHSPELVDFITECLVKDLEHRPFASELKEHPLLMNIESNAEKIRNELQEEIRRQRADGKVHRQPEVTTKHGKLKTDRKARPEKMYMDDLAALDMLSEDAIVDQLQHRYEKTQIYTYIGDILVAVNPFTNLGLYTGIEQKRYKGQARSDNPPHIFAVADAAYQALLHQRQNQAIVISGESGAGKTESANLLLKQLVYLSKAPNRNLEERILQINPIMEAFGNATTGINANSSRFGKYLDLTMTKGGKVTGARIYVYLLEQSRVVAQAEGERNFHIFYYMYDGLEADNRLSEFYLDSNLRKHHRYLTDQSQTSQTHIDKFQQLKVGFKLLGFQDSEVDIVYRILAAILHLGDIEFGEVASEDNTDNKSRVIDTTPLHRVSQLLGVEENDLLEALTSNSVMTRGETITRNNTVAEACAARDAMAKGLYGRLFDWMVNQINCLLCFNRSPNYEPLAIGLLDIFGFENFPRNSFEQLCINIANEQIQYYFNQHIFTWEQQEYMAEGIPVDLVEFSDNRPVLDMLLSKPMGLLALLDEESRFPRATNKSLIEKFHNNIKSKFYVRPKSDAVCFAVHHFAGRVVYQAEGFLEKNRNFLPPEVIQLVRQSQYDMVRFLFQCPITKTGNLYSAVHETDSKKLSQSNQNTKERYSSRGLASQSRAQQTVATYFRYSLMDLLQKMVSGSPQFVRCIKPNDSKSPRFFDKEKVVKQLRYTGVLETIRIRQNGFSHRISFNEFLKRYCFLAFGYDERVAANRDNCRLFLIRLKMDGWALGRTKVFLKYYHVEFLSKMYEEQLKKIIMVQSCVRRWLARIRFKKQKWQFAVSVVTLQRHIRGWLSRKHFLEEMKKKQEEEEATVLQKMQEEQNEKVEIEKQTEEDEEDETTKEELKEDDAAAIIQSHFRGYTIRKRFGPELEERLKKILNNYDDKFEAHKALLREGLKNEEAAFIVQRWYKKEKVKNRKPPTKDLVHYKLRQADLIQFSQNVHMKNQDVHKNLRHNKPGVRLNEIEEPPPDYVRPEGFNMVQPIMQYRSGNQVDGEETIKYYRDLKDEMSSGSDFEEEEVGWDLPLIQLENDLHPLTRSRIGQILEVNTERRERLEAQGDFAIASEQQLSDIWHKALRNPSEDQQQENSGRVGGIMANFQYKD from the exons ATGGGTGATATAATTG AAATGACCGGTGGAGGGACCAATATGGCGTACCACGGTCTGAGTCAGCACGTAAATTTTGACGTGATACCAGATCCTGGAGATCGCTTCGTCTTGGAAGAATTAATCGGAGAAGGAACCTATGGAGAGGTTTACAGCGCGTATTGCAACGAATCTGGCAATAAggttgcaattaaaattttggaGAATGTCGCCGACAATATCGAGGAAATCGAAGAAGAGTATCTGGTACTGAGAGACTTAAGCCACCATCCTAATATTCCTCTCTTCCATGGTTTGTTCTTGAAAAGAGCTAAACCTGCTCAAGAAGAGGATCAATTATGGTTCGTCATGGAG TTGTGCACCGGAGGGTCGGTGACCGATCTCGTTCAAGGCctgaaaagaaaaggaaggcgCCTAACGGACGACCAAATAGGTTACATCCTCGCAGAAACGGTGGAGGcactaatttatttacatagcAATCATTGCATGCACCGTGACGTTAAGGGACACAATATTTTGCTTACCGAAGATGCACACGTCAAACTGGTTGATTTTGGCGTGTCTTCGCATCTCGTTGCTACCCTCGCCAGAAAAAATACCTCGGTTGGCACACCGTACTGGATGGCACCTGAG GTGATAGCTTGCGAACAACAACTTGATTCTTCTTACGATTCTCGATGCGACGTTTGGTCAGTTGGAATCACGGCAATCGAACTAGCAGAGGGCGATCCACCCCTATCTGAACTGCACCCTATGAGGGCACTCTTTCAAATCCCCAGAAATCCACCACCGTCCCTCAAAAATCCAGATATCCATTCTCCAGAGTTGGTCGACTTCATTACGGAATGTTTGGTGAAAGATCTCGAGCACAGGCCCTTTGCCAGCGAACTAAAAGAGCATCCTTTATTGATGAATATCGAGTCGAACGCGGAAAAGATTAGAAACGAACTACAAGAGGAGATCCGACGTCAAAGAGCTGATGGTAAAGTTCATAGACAGCCCGAAGTAACGACCAAACACGGCAAATTGAAGACCGATCGGAAAGCTAGGCCAGAAAAAATGTACATGGACGACCTGGCTGCTTTGGACATGTTGTCGGAGGATGCAATCGTCGATCAGTTACAACACAGATATGAAAAAACtcaaatatatacttatatcgGAGATATACTTGTAGCTGTTAACCCTTTCACAAACTTGGGACTGTATACAGGCATC GAACAAAAGAGATACAAAGGCCAGGCAAGATCGGACAATCCACCTCACATTTTCGCCGTCGCCGATGCTGCGTATCAAGCACTGCTACATCAACGACAGAATCAAGCAATTGTAATTAGCGGGGAGTCAGGAGCAGGAAAAACGGAAAGTGCGAATTTGCTGCTGAAACAATTGGTTTACCTCAGCAAAGCTCCTAATCGTAATTTGGAAGAAAGAATTCTTCAGATAAATCCGATAATGGAAGCTTTCGGTAATGCGACTACTGGGATTAACGCAAATTCATCGAGATTTGGCAAATATCTTGACTTAACCATGACTAAAGGTGGTAAAGTCACTGGTGCCAGAATATACGTGTATTTGTTAGAGCAATCTCGCGTTGTAGCTCAAGCTGA AGGTGAACGcaatttccatatattttactacatgTACGATGGTCTGGAGGCAGACAATCGTCTTTCGGAATTTTATCTGGATTCGAACCTTCGGAAGCATCATCGGTATTTGACAGATCAGAGTCAAACATCTCAAACgcatatcgataaatttcaacaaCTAAAAGTCGGTTTTAAATTACTGGGATTTCAAGATAGCGAAGTGGACATAGTATATCGTATTCTGGCTGCGATACTTCATCTCGGTGATATCGAGTTTGGTGAAGTAGCCAGCGAAGATAATACCGATAACAAAAGCCGCGTGATTGATACAACACCTTTACACAGAG TTTCGCAATTACTCGGTGTGGAAGAAAATGATCTTTTGGAAGCGTTGACATCAAATTCCGTTATGACCAGGGGAGAAACAATCACGCGTAACAATACGGTAGCCGAAGCGTGTGCGGCTAGAGACGCGATGGCAAAAGGATTGTATGGTCGATTGTTTGACTGGATGGTCAATCAAATCAACTGTTTACTATGTTTCAATCGTTCACCGAACTACGAACCGCTGGCGATCGGCCTGCTGGATATATTTGGCTTCGAAAATTTCCCGAGGAACTCCTTCGAGCAACTCTGCATCAACATCGCCaacgaacaaatacaatattacTTCAATCAGCATATTTTCACCTGGGAGCAACAGGAATATATGGCGGAAGGAATACCAGTAGATTTGGTCGAGTTCTCTGACAACAGACCCGTTTTAGATATGTTACTCAGCAAACCTATGGGACTTTTGGCTTTATTAGACGAAGAAAGTCGATTTCCCAGAGCCACCAATAAATCCCTAATCG agaaatttcataacaACATCAAGTCCAAGTTCTACGTAAGGCCAAAATCGGACGCAGTTTGTTTCGCAGTCCATCATTTTGCGGGTCGCGTAGTTTACCAAGCGGAAGGCTTCCTAGAAAAGAACAGGAATTTCCTACCGCCTGAAGTAATCCAGCTGGTCAGGCAATCTCAGTACGATATGGTCCGTTTCTTGTTCCAATGTCCGATCACGAAAACTGGCAACTTGTATTCGGCTGTTCACGAGACTGATTCGAAAAAATTGTCACAGTCGAATCAGAATACGAAG GAACGGTACTCCAGTCGGGGTTTGGCGTCACAATCCAGAGCTCAACAAACCGTAGCAACTTACTTCCGTTACTCCCTTATGGACTTACTCCAAAAAATGGTGTCTGGGTCACCACAGTTCGTACGATGCATAAAACCGAACGACTCTAAGAGCCCACGATTCTTCGATAAAGAGAAAGTCGTGAAACAATTGAGATATACAGGGGTCTTGGAGACAATAAGGATCAGACAAAATGGATTTTCGCATAGAATATCGTTCAACGAATTTCTAAAAAG ATATTGTTTCTTAGCATTTGGATACGATGAACGTGTGGCAGCGAATCGCGACAATTGCCGTCTCTTTCTGATCCGTTTGAAAATGGACGGATGGGCATTGGGCAGAACAAAAGTTTTCTTGAAATACTATCACGTCGAATTCCTTTCGAAGATGTACGAGGAACAGCTGAAGAAAATCATTATGGTTCAATCGTGTGTTCGTCGATGGCTCGCTAGGATCAGATTTAAGAAGCAGAAATGGCAATTCGCCGTGTCTGTTGTGACACTACAACGTCATATTCGTGGCTGGTTGTCGCGGAAGCACTTCTTAGaggaaatgaagaagaaacaagaagaggaagaagcaACTGTTCTACAAAAAATGCAAG AGGAACAGAACGAGAAGGTGGAGATTGAGAAGCAGACAGAAGAAGACGAGGAAGATGAAACTACGAAAGAAGAGTTGAAGGAAGATGATGCTGCAGCTATCATACAAAGTC aTTTCAGAGGATACACAATTCGCAAACGCTTTGGACCTGAACTGGAAGAACGTTTAAAGAAGATCTTGAACAACTACGATGATAAATTTGAGGCACATAAAGCGTTACTGCGTGAAGGTTTAAAGAACGAAGAAGCAGCGTTTATAGTCCAACGGTGgtacaaaaaggaaaaagtgaaaaacaGAAAACCTCCGACAAAAGATCTGgtacattataaattaaggCAAGCTGATCTCatacaattttctcaaaac GTTCATATGAAAAATCAAGATGTGCACAAGAATCTACGTCACAATAAGCCAGGAGTTCGATTAAACGAGATAGAAGAGCCGCCACCGGATTATGTTCGACCCGAAGGATTCAACATGGTGCAGCCTATCATGCAATATCGAAGTGGCAATCAAGTGGATGGAGAGGAAACGATCAAGTACTACCGTGACTTGAAGGATGAGATGAGCAG TGGTTCGGActtcgaagaagaagaagttggCTGGGACTTACCGTTGATACAGCTAGAAAATGACCTTCACCCATTGACGAG GAGTCGAATTGGGCAGATTCTGGAAGTGAATACCGAGAGGAGAGAACGTTTGGAAGCTCAGGGAGACTTTGCGATAGCTTCGGAACAACAACTTTCGGATATATGGCACAAAGCTTTGAGAAATCCGAGCGAGGATCAGCAACAAGAGAACTCGGGCAGAGTGGG AGGTATCATGGCAAACTTCCAG TACAAGGACTAA
- the LOC122575038 gene encoding myosin-IIIb-like isoform X4, giving the protein MGDIIEMTGGGTNMAYHGLSQHVNFDVIPDPGDRFVLEELIGEGTYGEVYSAYCNESGNKVAIKILENVADNIEEIEEEYLVLRDLSHHPNIPLFHGLFLKRAKPAQEEDQLWFVMELCTGGSVTDLVQGLKRKGRRLTDDQIGYILAETVEALIYLHSNHCMHRDVKGHNILLTEDAHVKLVDFGVSSHLVATLARKNTSVGTPYWMAPEVIACEQQLDSSYDSRCDVWSVGITAIELAEGDPPLSELHPMRALFQIPRNPPPSLKNPDIHSPELVDFITECLVKDLEHRPFASELKEHPLLMNIESNAEKIRNELQEEIRRQRADGKVHRQPEVTTKHGKLKTDRKARPEKMYMDDLAALDMLSEDAIVDQLQHRYEKTQIYTYIGDILVAVNPFTNLGLYTGIEQKRYKGQARSDNPPHIFAVADAAYQALLHQRQNQAIVISGESGAGKTESANLLLKQLVYLSKAPNRNLEERILQINPIMEAFGNATTGINANSSRFGKYLDLTMTKGGKVTGARIYVYLLEQSRVVAQAEGERNFHIFYYMYDGLEADNRLSEFYLDSNLRKHHRYLTDQSQTSQTHIDKFQQLKVGFKLLGFQDSEVDIVYRILAAILHLGDIEFGEVASEDNTDNKSRVIDTTPLHRVSQLLGVEENDLLEALTSNSVMTRGETITRNNTVAEACAARDAMAKGLYGRLFDWMVNQINCLLCFNRSPNYEPLAIGLLDIFGFENFPRNSFEQLCINIANEQIQYYFNQHIFTWEQQEYMAEGIPVDLVEFSDNRPVLDMLLSKPMGLLALLDEESRFPRATNKSLIEKFHNNIKSKFYVRPKSDAVCFAVHHFAGRVVYQAEGFLEKNRNFLPPEVIQLVRQSQYDMVRFLFQCPITKTGNLYSAVHETDSKKLSQSNQNTKERYSSRGLASQSRAQQTVATYFRYSLMDLLQKMVSGSPQFVRCIKPNDSKSPRFFDKEKVVKQLRYTGVLETIRIRQNGFSHRISFNEFLKRYCFLAFGYDERVAANRDNCRLFLIRLKMDGWALGRTKVFLKYYHVEFLSKMYEEQLKKIIMVQSCVRRWLARIRFKKQKWQFAVSVVTLQRHIRGWLSRKHFLEEMKKKQEEEEATVLQKMQEEQNEKVEIEKQTEEDEEDETTKEELKEDDAAAIIQSHFRGYTIRKRFGPELEERLKKILNNYDDKFEAHKALLREGLKNEEAAFIVQRWYKKEKVKNRKPPTKDLVHYKLRQADLIQFSQNVHMKNQDVHKNLRHNKPGVRLNEIEEPPPDYVRPEGFNMVQPIMQYRSGNQVDGEETIKYYRDLKDEMSRSRIGQILEVNTERRERLEAQGDFAIASEQQLSDIWHKALRNPSEDQQQENSGRVGTRTNHAAGKDLRFPEGYPRCKQSTVDSSNINHSNGLRFKYIDRYNGVNDRHQSISGQQQRIINEHHAANAHQNLFKGGSNFTNGRSAFVNGHVPLNNYYGSASGHETTINSHSNSVNEHSSANNLVKVNGHPPSIISGCENGLFINKMVVGDDLIKPSKLNNGLKNNINGRVKEIQPTKENDNLRKYRSPGVDSKKGIDRLVNCQNAINGRLAVRKDLGKDTFGIPADLKQILKPTVVVQKRQEIFKVDYDPEDINGPYNFRQLLRPAEYLPTESLRKRKGGSLACNGVSVSKDKVTEKHMKRRAPLAPNQNKLVNAKK; this is encoded by the exons ATGGGTGATATAATTG AAATGACCGGTGGAGGGACCAATATGGCGTACCACGGTCTGAGTCAGCACGTAAATTTTGACGTGATACCAGATCCTGGAGATCGCTTCGTCTTGGAAGAATTAATCGGAGAAGGAACCTATGGAGAGGTTTACAGCGCGTATTGCAACGAATCTGGCAATAAggttgcaattaaaattttggaGAATGTCGCCGACAATATCGAGGAAATCGAAGAAGAGTATCTGGTACTGAGAGACTTAAGCCACCATCCTAATATTCCTCTCTTCCATGGTTTGTTCTTGAAAAGAGCTAAACCTGCTCAAGAAGAGGATCAATTATGGTTCGTCATGGAG TTGTGCACCGGAGGGTCGGTGACCGATCTCGTTCAAGGCctgaaaagaaaaggaaggcgCCTAACGGACGACCAAATAGGTTACATCCTCGCAGAAACGGTGGAGGcactaatttatttacatagcAATCATTGCATGCACCGTGACGTTAAGGGACACAATATTTTGCTTACCGAAGATGCACACGTCAAACTGGTTGATTTTGGCGTGTCTTCGCATCTCGTTGCTACCCTCGCCAGAAAAAATACCTCGGTTGGCACACCGTACTGGATGGCACCTGAG GTGATAGCTTGCGAACAACAACTTGATTCTTCTTACGATTCTCGATGCGACGTTTGGTCAGTTGGAATCACGGCAATCGAACTAGCAGAGGGCGATCCACCCCTATCTGAACTGCACCCTATGAGGGCACTCTTTCAAATCCCCAGAAATCCACCACCGTCCCTCAAAAATCCAGATATCCATTCTCCAGAGTTGGTCGACTTCATTACGGAATGTTTGGTGAAAGATCTCGAGCACAGGCCCTTTGCCAGCGAACTAAAAGAGCATCCTTTATTGATGAATATCGAGTCGAACGCGGAAAAGATTAGAAACGAACTACAAGAGGAGATCCGACGTCAAAGAGCTGATGGTAAAGTTCATAGACAGCCCGAAGTAACGACCAAACACGGCAAATTGAAGACCGATCGGAAAGCTAGGCCAGAAAAAATGTACATGGACGACCTGGCTGCTTTGGACATGTTGTCGGAGGATGCAATCGTCGATCAGTTACAACACAGATATGAAAAAACtcaaatatatacttatatcgGAGATATACTTGTAGCTGTTAACCCTTTCACAAACTTGGGACTGTATACAGGCATC GAACAAAAGAGATACAAAGGCCAGGCAAGATCGGACAATCCACCTCACATTTTCGCCGTCGCCGATGCTGCGTATCAAGCACTGCTACATCAACGACAGAATCAAGCAATTGTAATTAGCGGGGAGTCAGGAGCAGGAAAAACGGAAAGTGCGAATTTGCTGCTGAAACAATTGGTTTACCTCAGCAAAGCTCCTAATCGTAATTTGGAAGAAAGAATTCTTCAGATAAATCCGATAATGGAAGCTTTCGGTAATGCGACTACTGGGATTAACGCAAATTCATCGAGATTTGGCAAATATCTTGACTTAACCATGACTAAAGGTGGTAAAGTCACTGGTGCCAGAATATACGTGTATTTGTTAGAGCAATCTCGCGTTGTAGCTCAAGCTGA AGGTGAACGcaatttccatatattttactacatgTACGATGGTCTGGAGGCAGACAATCGTCTTTCGGAATTTTATCTGGATTCGAACCTTCGGAAGCATCATCGGTATTTGACAGATCAGAGTCAAACATCTCAAACgcatatcgataaatttcaacaaCTAAAAGTCGGTTTTAAATTACTGGGATTTCAAGATAGCGAAGTGGACATAGTATATCGTATTCTGGCTGCGATACTTCATCTCGGTGATATCGAGTTTGGTGAAGTAGCCAGCGAAGATAATACCGATAACAAAAGCCGCGTGATTGATACAACACCTTTACACAGAG TTTCGCAATTACTCGGTGTGGAAGAAAATGATCTTTTGGAAGCGTTGACATCAAATTCCGTTATGACCAGGGGAGAAACAATCACGCGTAACAATACGGTAGCCGAAGCGTGTGCGGCTAGAGACGCGATGGCAAAAGGATTGTATGGTCGATTGTTTGACTGGATGGTCAATCAAATCAACTGTTTACTATGTTTCAATCGTTCACCGAACTACGAACCGCTGGCGATCGGCCTGCTGGATATATTTGGCTTCGAAAATTTCCCGAGGAACTCCTTCGAGCAACTCTGCATCAACATCGCCaacgaacaaatacaatattacTTCAATCAGCATATTTTCACCTGGGAGCAACAGGAATATATGGCGGAAGGAATACCAGTAGATTTGGTCGAGTTCTCTGACAACAGACCCGTTTTAGATATGTTACTCAGCAAACCTATGGGACTTTTGGCTTTATTAGACGAAGAAAGTCGATTTCCCAGAGCCACCAATAAATCCCTAATCG agaaatttcataacaACATCAAGTCCAAGTTCTACGTAAGGCCAAAATCGGACGCAGTTTGTTTCGCAGTCCATCATTTTGCGGGTCGCGTAGTTTACCAAGCGGAAGGCTTCCTAGAAAAGAACAGGAATTTCCTACCGCCTGAAGTAATCCAGCTGGTCAGGCAATCTCAGTACGATATGGTCCGTTTCTTGTTCCAATGTCCGATCACGAAAACTGGCAACTTGTATTCGGCTGTTCACGAGACTGATTCGAAAAAATTGTCACAGTCGAATCAGAATACGAAG GAACGGTACTCCAGTCGGGGTTTGGCGTCACAATCCAGAGCTCAACAAACCGTAGCAACTTACTTCCGTTACTCCCTTATGGACTTACTCCAAAAAATGGTGTCTGGGTCACCACAGTTCGTACGATGCATAAAACCGAACGACTCTAAGAGCCCACGATTCTTCGATAAAGAGAAAGTCGTGAAACAATTGAGATATACAGGGGTCTTGGAGACAATAAGGATCAGACAAAATGGATTTTCGCATAGAATATCGTTCAACGAATTTCTAAAAAG ATATTGTTTCTTAGCATTTGGATACGATGAACGTGTGGCAGCGAATCGCGACAATTGCCGTCTCTTTCTGATCCGTTTGAAAATGGACGGATGGGCATTGGGCAGAACAAAAGTTTTCTTGAAATACTATCACGTCGAATTCCTTTCGAAGATGTACGAGGAACAGCTGAAGAAAATCATTATGGTTCAATCGTGTGTTCGTCGATGGCTCGCTAGGATCAGATTTAAGAAGCAGAAATGGCAATTCGCCGTGTCTGTTGTGACACTACAACGTCATATTCGTGGCTGGTTGTCGCGGAAGCACTTCTTAGaggaaatgaagaagaaacaagaagaggaagaagcaACTGTTCTACAAAAAATGCAAG AGGAACAGAACGAGAAGGTGGAGATTGAGAAGCAGACAGAAGAAGACGAGGAAGATGAAACTACGAAAGAAGAGTTGAAGGAAGATGATGCTGCAGCTATCATACAAAGTC aTTTCAGAGGATACACAATTCGCAAACGCTTTGGACCTGAACTGGAAGAACGTTTAAAGAAGATCTTGAACAACTACGATGATAAATTTGAGGCACATAAAGCGTTACTGCGTGAAGGTTTAAAGAACGAAGAAGCAGCGTTTATAGTCCAACGGTGgtacaaaaaggaaaaagtgaaaaacaGAAAACCTCCGACAAAAGATCTGgtacattataaattaaggCAAGCTGATCTCatacaattttctcaaaac GTTCATATGAAAAATCAAGATGTGCACAAGAATCTACGTCACAATAAGCCAGGAGTTCGATTAAACGAGATAGAAGAGCCGCCACCGGATTATGTTCGACCCGAAGGATTCAACATGGTGCAGCCTATCATGCAATATCGAAGTGGCAATCAAGTGGATGGAGAGGAAACGATCAAGTACTACCGTGACTTGAAGGATGAGATGAGCAG GAGTCGAATTGGGCAGATTCTGGAAGTGAATACCGAGAGGAGAGAACGTTTGGAAGCTCAGGGAGACTTTGCGATAGCTTCGGAACAACAACTTTCGGATATATGGCACAAAGCTTTGAGAAATCCGAGCGAGGATCAGCAACAAGAGAACTCGGGCAGAGTGGG TACAAGGACTAATCACGCGGCTGGCAAAGACTTGCGGTTCCCTGAAGGATATCCGCGTTGTAAACAATCTACAGTCGACTCTTCGAATATCAACCATTCAAATGGCCTACGATTCAAATACATCGACAGATACAACGGTGTAAATGACCGTCATCAATCTATCAGTGGTCAGCAGCAGCGTATCATCAATGAACATCATGCTGCAAATGCTCATCAGAACCTGTTTAAGGGAGGTTCTAATTTTACAAACGGACGATCAGCGTTTGTTAACGGGCACGTCcctctaaataattattacggCTCCGCGAGCGGACACGAAACCACAATCAATAGCCATTCAAACTCGGTTAATGAACATTCATCGGCGAACAATTTGGTCAAAGTCAATGGACACCCACCAAGTATCATTAGTGGTTGTGAAAATGGTctgttcataaataaaatggtcGTGGGAGATGATTTGATCAAACCTTCGAAATTAAACAATGGCcttaagaataatataaatggtCGTGTAAAGGAGATACAGCCTACGAAAGAGAATGACAActtaagaaaatatcgatcacCTGGCGTAGACAGCAAAAAGGGAATCGACCGATTGGTTAATTGTCAGAACGCCATCAATGGTCGATTAGCTGTGAGAAAAGATCTGGGTAAGGATACGTTTGGAATCCCAGCTGATCTCAAACAAATCCTCAAACCTACTGTCGTCGTTCAGAAGCGACAAGAAATCTTTAAGGTAGATTACGATCCAGAAGATATCAATGGACCGTACAATTTCCGGCAGCTATTGAGACCAGCTGAATACCTTCCTACGGAATCtttaagaaaaaggaagggcGGCAGTTTAGCTTGCAACGGAGTTTCGGTATCAAAGGACAAGGTCACTGAGAAACACATGAAAAGAAGAGCACCGCTCGCACCAAATCAAAATAAGCTCGTTAACGCGAAAAAATAA